gcctagaaaatacataatactgccccttgaAAGATTTTGACCTAAATTCAGTTGAATGGTTTTTATTCATTCGTCAGTTTTTAATAAAGTGCAAATATTCATCATGGCATcaagttttaatgaaaatattagagTATAATTAGCTTATATACCACAGTTTaattctctcctttttttctttggtcccataaagtgtatttttattctgctgAATTATCAAGAAGCGGCTCTTTCAGCGCTGATTTTTAAACTTATCTGCTGTCGGAGCTCACTGCTGTTCTTCTTCCCTGCCAGCAGCAGGTTCCCACACATTAGGaacacaaacatggagaacaaTAAACATGGCAAAATTTATATGATTTGATGTTTAAAGCAAGATGAGAGGCCCCCTGCAGTGCTGACACGCACAGCAGTCACTACCTTCTCATGTTGCATTAAGATGAAGTTTGTGGCTCAACATGTAAAAGAAAGCGAATCATTCAGCTGTGTTGAATCCTGCCAGGCTTGTTGTAAGAACATAGATTATTTCTGACTACAAATGATGGGTGATGGTCTTATTTAAGAGATTTGggtcaaagaaaacaaatttgatGACGTTAAGAATTGCTCTGCTGTATTTGCATATATATAATCATTTTCAGCCTCAGGTTTCCATGTATTTCCACAGGAAGGGGGTGTGTTTACGTTTGGAGCAGGCGGGTACGGACAGCTCGGCCATAACTCCACCAACCATGAAATCAACCCCAGGAAGGTGTTTGAGCTCATGGGAAATGCAGTCACTCAGATTTCATGTGGAAGGTAAAcgataaaatgataaaatgagaGATAAAATGCGGACGCTGCGTCTGTTTAGACATTCATAACATTCTGAACATCAGGCAGCACACACTGGCTTTCACACCCGCTTGTGGGAAGATCTACTCGTTTGGACTGGGAGGGAACGGCCAGCTGGGCACGCGTGCCACCTGCAACAGGAAGAGCCCCTCCCCCGTTAAAGGACCCTGGGCCACTTCCTGCCCCTCAGAGGAGAACGGTGAGACTTCCTGACGAAAGCTGGAGAAAATCTAAAGatccagttttaaaatgttgctaattAAAGCATATGAGATGAAAATCCAACGTTACATGAATAACATCTCTATTATTGTACTAACCATGTGCTTTAATGTCCAGACTTGGAGCAGAGCTGCTTGGTCAAAAGGATTTATGCTGGAGGAGATCAGAGCTTTGCTCATTATTGCCCCATTAATGTAAGTAAACTGTCCTCtttagttaaattattttagtttgtctttaaaatattatttgttcagtaatattgttttttgtcCCCTATTGCTCTCCCCACATTAATAATTCAAATCTCTAGAttttggaaggaaaataaaatcttttttctttttttccttctggtaCAAAAGTAAATGTAATCAGATGTTCTGAAATTAAACCTGAGTTATTAAAGTTTCTGAATCCAAAATGCCAGAGGCATTCAGGGTCTGTATATGATGCATTCAAGTACAATATGTCACATTTAGAAGCCTTTAGCTGCAGCCAGCACCTGATCACTAAGTGGACCGTAACCATAAATTCACTGTTGCAGTCGTCAATATTTTACTAAAAACTTAAAGTGTCTTGAAAAAGTATTGACACCCTTTGTTACTACATGCAGCTAAAGACGGTGATTCAAAGCAGTCAGCTGGCCGTCCATGGAGATTTTTTACTATTTGGCAATATGACCTTCATAATATTAtaactatgactgaattttaaTGTCTGTAgttacatttaaatctttttttataattGGCTGAGTTAATTTACCAGTTCTAGGTATTAAATGGACCTTGTCATAATTGTGTTTTGCTCTttaaccttttccacattttgttgccTTACAGCTataaacttcagtgtatttgaaaagtaagggacactagagcccacaaaaagaccccctggaggggttacaaaaaaaaaaaaaaaagaaaagtgtgaatgaacaaaaacaaaaaagattttgagaGATTTTGTTCATTCAAAATCTCTTTACTTATTGTTGTGGTGGATAAAGCTTTGGGCAGAAAGGAtatccagtagcagtcagtcttatAACAAAtttgaagaggcctctgactgaagactgtatAACAAATATCTTAATATCTGAGCATCAGATAAGCATGTACAGTTTCCACTACATTTAAGAAtcagaaatgcacaaaaatgcTCTGCTCTACAAACTGTGAAATCCATCAAGTTCGTTTTTCAAACCTGATGGATTATATCAACATAAGCTGATGTGGTTCTTCCTGTCTTTATTGTAGGAACCTCAGGACATGAACAATTTGACAGAACAAGATCCTCAAAGAAGGATTTGCACCCTGAATGAGGCGATTGTACAGAAATGGCTGAACAACTCACCAGGAAGACTCCCGGTCGACGTGTCCAAGTAAATCAGTCACTCAGATTTCTCCTGCCCTTATATTCCTATGAATGAAATCTTCTCAGCTCAGTTTGGAGGTTTTGTTGCACCATGTTAATAATGACTCTGTCTGCCTCCTGCAGTGAGATCGACCTGGTGTTCTCCTCTGCCAGCTGCCTGAACGGCTCCTTTCTGTCCACCAGGTAATCGGCAGAACCAAACCTTCTCCACCTTTTAGTCTCATCGCTCGCTTTAAAGCTGGTTTTTCCTTCTGCTCAGTCACCCGGGTCACTTCAGTACCAGCAGTAAATATTCTGGGGTGGATATGAACATGGCTCGGCTGCTTCTCCACAGACTGATCCAGCAGGACCACCCAAAGATTTCTCAGCAGGTCAGTCAAGAACAGAACCGATCATCAGGCAAACGCATCGACGTCACAGAACAGATAGgaagtcaaatgttttattcGTGACCATaggataaagtaaaaaaaaaaattatcttttttttgaaagaataataagttgttttttttattctcaatttaaaaaacaattaaacaaaaggTAAACAGACTGGATCTCTCCAACAGCTGCTCGTGCTGCGTTCAGGTACAGCTGGGAATCTATGTTGGAGAAAAATCAACCAAATTTCTACTCAGTTCTATactttcaacttttaaaaagttttagagcATAATAATAAGTCAAATGAATTTCAGGAATTGAAAGATTCTTTTACTGCTGATGAAAGTTATAATAAAAGAAGTCAGAAATATTTGCATAATTCTCTGTTGTTCAGAGTGCAAAGAAACCATGAATTCTGTGTACTGTTACTGCTataataaactgttttttattataagATAATCCTTTAATTCCACATTTCTGAAATTTAAGCTGCTTTGACAGAAAGAGGACAGAACAAAAGAGTaacggaaataaaaaaaacgacagaataaaaaacagaacagtgtaggaagaaaaacaacatacaagctaaactacaaaatataaatatgaaaatatgaatatatatacaaaaagtACAGATGTGTGTATACATATGTACACACATATACATACGCACATACACTAAAGTATGCACACGTGTTTCTTAGTCtataaatgttggatttttttatccacagcataaatttgcttaaattatggtttttatttcaaatccattttcattgatttttataaatatattaatagaTATGGTGCAAAACTATAACCTACAAACAAATCCTAAGCAGCAGAAATACACGCAAAACTAAcctgaagtaaataaataagattaGCAACAAGTAGAAATAAGATGCAGCAATTGAATAATGCCAGGTAACTCTGAGCATCATTTCCAGTCTAAATGTGTCGTTGTGCTGCTTTGTGGCCTGAACTCGTCCCTAATGGATCTGGTCCATCCTCAGTAACTGTAACCGACCCGTCGTTGGTGTTTTGTGCCTCAGGTTGCTGCCAGCCTGGAGAAGGAGCTGATTCCCAAACTGAgcagctctcctccagacaTCGAGGCGTTGAGGCTCTACCTGTTTCTGCCTGAAAGCCCTTTGTTCAGCGACCGCAGCAACTacatcaccatcaccatccCCTTTGCCAAATGCATCGTCGGCCTCAAGGAGGCGCCGCTGAAGGTTTTAGGTTGGTTCCCTTCATACTCACTGAAGCTCATTCCTCTCCCCGGTCAGATTGAAAGAAAGAGtaaaaacccaacaggaagtcatcattTGTAGTTAAAAAGTCATAACTATGAGAACAAGTCATGATTACCAGTTTAgaagtgaaatgtttgttttaaagccaTAATTCTGAGGTTTTCAGtcaaattttgagttttaaattcataatttgaatttttaaagttataatgtCAAGTTTAAAGtcatcattttgaaaaaaatagtcCTAATTATGTAGTTAtcattatgactttaaaattcATAGTTGGACTTTCTTTCATGGTGGAAATGAGCTTCTATACAGAACAGCAAGTCATGGATTCATAATAAAAATTTGCAGGCACTCTGATCAGCCTACTAAAAGTAAAGcataagttaaaaatgttattcacGTAATGCCATAGCAGCACTGTAGCAACACTGATTCATTCAGGTTCATGAAtgaatacatttctgttttgtacctgaaaacatgcagaactTTTCTTCATGCCGACTGAAGCTTCTGTTGATGAGTGGAGCCATCTTGGTctcagattgttgtttttttatggctTCAGGGAACTGGTGGTCCACATTCGAGCCGCTATTCTTCCAGCGGCTGGTTGACCTCTACAAGGACGTCATTGTGTTTCTGCTCCAGATGCACAAAATGGGCATTCCTCCGGCCGAGCAGCGGATCTTCACCTGCTTCGTGGACACTTCGCTCCGGTTCCTGGAGATTCTGCACAAGGTGAGAGAAGGTTTGGTGACTGGTTCTCCCGCTGCCGGGTTTTCTCTGCTTTCACTCTGCTGCTCTCTAAAGGTGAACGAGAAATCAGGAAGCATCATCCAGTACGACAAGTTCTACATCCACGAGCTGGACGACCTGATCGACATCAGGAACGACTACGTCACCTGGATTCAGAGGCAGATGTACCCCATGGTGAGTCAGAGGGAAAGTGTTCTCACCCTGGAGGTTTTCACACCTTGTGATTAAatctctgatttgtttttttttctcctttcttttccaACAAAGATGTATCTACTTCCTGTTAAACGCCTTCAGTGTTGATGAGTGTTTGTGTCCTCAGGGCCGCGACGGTGTGGTGACTCTCTGCAAGTATCCCTTCGTCTTCGATGCTCAGGCGAAGACGGCGCTGCTTCAGACAGACGCCGTCATACAGATGCAGGTATTTACTGCAGTTCTGCTGGATCTCTGCACTGTACCAACCCAACTGGGCCCGTTTTACCTCAACCTGTGTGTAAACACCAGATGGCGGTGGATCAGGCGCAGCTGCAGAACTTCAGCTCCATGTTCCTGCCCGCTGTGGAGTCGGTCAACCCCTGCCTCATCCTCATCGTTCGCAGGGAGAACATCGTGGGCGACACCATGGAGGTCCTCAGGAAGTCCAAGAACGTCGACTACAAGAAACCACTGAAGGTAAACATCGCTCACATCGACGTTTATAGAAGAAACCCAGCAAAGGTTGGATGATTTAATAGCAAAGATGGTATGAATTTAATATTAATGCAGCTTTTTGTTCCTCATGTCTTAAGAATCTGCACTGATTGGATGAGAATCAGTAGAAAACAGGAATTTTTAGTGTAACTTTTTACAGtctcaaaaaatgaaaaataggaaAGTACGTTAAAACTCTGAATAAAGTAATAGTAATTCCTGAATATAATCTAACAAAGTCCACCTAGTAGAAAGAACTGTTTAACTTTCTTAATTAATCCACTGTAAGTTTACAgataatttgatttattattattattgtcactATTATTATTTACACACTGATTATGTTATTCGGTTCACCatcactctcacacacacacagtcattaATATTCACTCATTAACCCACAgtactatgtttttttttccactaatgTAATGTACTATTGCCATGTATCTTGTactgtgatttaaaataaaaaaagtctcaatattttgttaaattatagtttttttatcATCTTGTGGGCTCCATTGCAGGTGATCTTTGTGGGAGAAGATGCAGTTGATGCTGGAGGAGTCAGGAAAGAGTTTTTCCTCCTGATCATGAAGGAGCTGCTGGATCCCAAATATGGGATGTTTCGCTACTACGAGGAATCCAGACTCATCTGGTTTTCACACAAGGTGTGAGCGCtcggtgatgatgatgataaactTCATCACACAAAGTTTACAAAATAGCCACGTAAATCAGCCCTTTAgaatttatctgtaaaaattcctttaggggaagctaagtgcgctaaatgttttcaaagttaacaAGACCATTAAAGCCCTAAGTAAAAAATTAGCATCGCTATTAGCAACTGTGCGTACCATTGACAGTAAGGATCCATCATCATTGACAGTGACTTTGTGGTGTCTGAAGAGCATCTCTGTTAAATCTTTTCCCATTTCTCCTACCGCTGCAGACGTTCGAGGACTTTGACCTGTTTAACCTCATCGGGGTCATCTGTGGTCTGGCCATCTACAACTTCACCATCGTAGAGCTCAACTTCCCTCTGGCGCTCTACAAAAAGCTCCTGAAGAGGAAACCAACGTTGGAAGACCTGAGGGAGCTCATGCCAGACGTGGGAAGGTTTGTGTTTATCTACCGTCcatcaaaatatttcaattctGCCTGTTTTGACCGTTCTGTGATACAATCTTAAACCAGGAGCCTGCAGGAACTACTGGACTACGCTGAAGATGACATTGAAGACGCTTTCTGTTTGAATTTCACTGTAAGTTAATGTTTGTTGAAAACGGGTAAATAATTCtgtctttgaaagaaaacagtttaaaacgCTGCCTGCTTGTTTTCCAGATCACAGAGGATAACTACGGAGCCACTGAGGTCCTGGAGTTGGTACCAAACGGTGAAAACATTAATGTCAATAAGTCAAACCGGTAAAAATGTCTTGGCTATCTTATTATTCATTAGCTGATGTGGGAGTCCTCAGGGTTTCATTTTATCATGACAATGTTTGTTCTAGGCAGGAGTTTGTGGACGCCTACGTGGATTACGTCTTTAACAAGTCAGTGGCTTCGCTGTTTGAGGGATTCTACTCAGGTTTCCACAAAGTGTGCGGTGGGAGGGTCTTAGATCTGTTCCAGCCAAGCGAACTGCAAGCTATGATCATTGGCAACACCAACTATGACTGGACAGAGCTGGAGAAGGTGACCTTTCACAACCTCCTACTGttctttgtaaaagtattcataccttttcacattctgtcacactgcaaaattcagttttatttatgggGATTTCTTTCTGATGGACTAACAGAACCTTTCAGTGGCGCCACATTCAGGAAAAATCATGAATTACACCTCTTCAGAGTTACAAAACACTAGAAATGGTAGAAACGGTAAATGGGCCTAGTCAAAGGATGTGGTAAGTCTGAGCTTTAGCTGTGTTGCAAAGAGGAATGGGCAGATTTCAGTGTTTAGCTCTTCATTAGTGGTGGAAACAGAACTAAAAAATCCTTCACTTCAGTT
The Xiphophorus hellerii strain 12219 chromosome 22, Xiphophorus_hellerii-4.1, whole genome shotgun sequence genome window above contains:
- the herc4 gene encoding probable E3 ubiquitin-protein ligase HERC4 isoform X1 produces the protein MLCWGNASYGQLGLGGIDEEIVVEPRRCDFFHGKRVSGVGCGRKHTAFLLDDGTVYTCGCNDLGQLGHDKSRKKPEQVVALDAQIIVALSCGESHTLALNDKGQVFSWGLGSDGQLGLNNFEECIRVPRNIKSLSDVQVAHVACGYWHSLALSRGGQIFSWGQNRYGQLGLGLTGQSFSTPQAVQSLQAVPFVQLAAGGAHSFALTVSGAVFGWGRNKFGQLGVNDSNDRCFPTLLKSLRSQRVIYVSCGEDHTAVLTKEGGVFTFGAGGYGQLGHNSTNHEINPRKVFELMGNAVTQISCGRQHTLAFTPACGKIYSFGLGGNGQLGTRATCNRKSPSPVKGPWATSCPSEENDLEQSCLVKRIYAGGDQSFAHYCPINEPQDMNNLTEQDPQRRICTLNEAIVQKWLNNSPGRLPVDVSNEIDLVFSSASCLNGSFLSTSHPGHFSTSSKYSGVDMNMARLLLHRLIQQDHPKISQQVAASLEKELIPKLSSSPPDIEALRLYLFLPESPLFSDRSNYITITIPFAKCIVGLKEAPLKVLGNWWSTFEPLFFQRLVDLYKDVIVFLLQMHKMGIPPAEQRIFTCFVDTSLRFLEILHKVNEKSGSIIQYDKFYIHELDDLIDIRNDYVTWIQRQMYPMGRDGVVTLCKYPFVFDAQAKTALLQTDAVIQMQMAVDQAQLQNFSSMFLPAVESVNPCLILIVRRENIVGDTMEVLRKSKNVDYKKPLKVIFVGEDAVDAGGVRKEFFLLIMKELLDPKYGMFRYYEESRLIWFSHKTFEDFDLFNLIGVICGLAIYNFTIVELNFPLALYKKLLKRKPTLEDLRELMPDVGRSLQELLDYAEDDIEDAFCLNFTITEDNYGATEVLELVPNGENINVNKSNRQEFVDAYVDYVFNKSVASLFEGFYSGFHKVCGGRVLDLFQPSELQAMIIGNTNYDWTELEKSTEYKGEYWAEHPTIKLFWEVFHELPLEKKKQFLLFLTGSDRIPILGMKSLKLVIQPTGGGEHYLPVAHTCFNLLDLPKYSSIETLREKLLHAIDHNQGFNLA
- the herc4 gene encoding probable E3 ubiquitin-protein ligase HERC4 isoform X2, with product MLCWGNASYGQLGLGGIDEEIVVEPRRCDFFHGKRVSGVGCGRKHTAFLLDDGTVYTCGCNDLGQLGHDKSRKKPGWVVALDAQIIVALSCGESHTLALNDKGQVFSWGLGSDGQLGLNNFEECIRVPRNIKSLSDVQVAHVACGYWHSLALSRGGQIFSWGQNRYGQLGLGLTGQSFSTPQAVQSLQAVPFVQLAAGGAHSFALTVSGAVFGWGRNKFGQLGVNDSNDRCFPTLLKSLRSQRVIYVSCGEDHTAVLTKEGGVFTFGAGGYGQLGHNSTNHEINPRKVFELMGNAVTQISCGRQHTLAFTPACGKIYSFGLGGNGQLGTRATCNRKSPSPVKGPWATSCPSEENDLEQSCLVKRIYAGGDQSFAHYCPINEPQDMNNLTEQDPQRRICTLNEAIVQKWLNNSPGRLPVDVSNEIDLVFSSASCLNGSFLSTSHPGHFSTSSKYSGVDMNMARLLLHRLIQQDHPKISQQVAASLEKELIPKLSSSPPDIEALRLYLFLPESPLFSDRSNYITITIPFAKCIVGLKEAPLKVLGNWWSTFEPLFFQRLVDLYKDVIVFLLQMHKMGIPPAEQRIFTCFVDTSLRFLEILHKVNEKSGSIIQYDKFYIHELDDLIDIRNDYVTWIQRQMYPMGRDGVVTLCKYPFVFDAQAKTALLQTDAVIQMQMAVDQAQLQNFSSMFLPAVESVNPCLILIVRRENIVGDTMEVLRKSKNVDYKKPLKVIFVGEDAVDAGGVRKEFFLLIMKELLDPKYGMFRYYEESRLIWFSHKTFEDFDLFNLIGVICGLAIYNFTIVELNFPLALYKKLLKRKPTLEDLRELMPDVGRSLQELLDYAEDDIEDAFCLNFTITEDNYGATEVLELVPNGENINVNKSNRQEFVDAYVDYVFNKSVASLFEGFYSGFHKVCGGRVLDLFQPSELQAMIIGNTNYDWTELEKSTEYKGEYWAEHPTIKLFWEVFHELPLEKKKQFLLFLTGSDRIPILGMKSLKLVIQPTGGGEHYLPVAHTCFNLLDLPKYSSIETLREKLLHAIDHNQGFNLA
- the herc4 gene encoding probable E3 ubiquitin-protein ligase HERC4 isoform X3, whose product is MGPSTPAAATTWASWVTTSPGRNQVVALDAQIIVALSCGESHTLALNDKGQVFSWGLGSDGQLGLNNFEECIRVPRNIKSLSDVQVAHVACGYWHSLALSRGGQIFSWGQNRYGQLGLGLTGQSFSTPQAVQSLQAVPFVQLAAGGAHSFALTVSGAVFGWGRNKFGQLGVNDSNDRCFPTLLKSLRSQRVIYVSCGEDHTAVLTKEGGVFTFGAGGYGQLGHNSTNHEINPRKVFELMGNAVTQISCGRQHTLAFTPACGKIYSFGLGGNGQLGTRATCNRKSPSPVKGPWATSCPSEENDLEQSCLVKRIYAGGDQSFAHYCPINEPQDMNNLTEQDPQRRICTLNEAIVQKWLNNSPGRLPVDVSNEIDLVFSSASCLNGSFLSTSHPGHFSTSSKYSGVDMNMARLLLHRLIQQDHPKISQQVAASLEKELIPKLSSSPPDIEALRLYLFLPESPLFSDRSNYITITIPFAKCIVGLKEAPLKVLGNWWSTFEPLFFQRLVDLYKDVIVFLLQMHKMGIPPAEQRIFTCFVDTSLRFLEILHKVNEKSGSIIQYDKFYIHELDDLIDIRNDYVTWIQRQMYPMGRDGVVTLCKYPFVFDAQAKTALLQTDAVIQMQMAVDQAQLQNFSSMFLPAVESVNPCLILIVRRENIVGDTMEVLRKSKNVDYKKPLKVIFVGEDAVDAGGVRKEFFLLIMKELLDPKYGMFRYYEESRLIWFSHKTFEDFDLFNLIGVICGLAIYNFTIVELNFPLALYKKLLKRKPTLEDLRELMPDVGRSLQELLDYAEDDIEDAFCLNFTITEDNYGATEVLELVPNGENINVNKSNRQEFVDAYVDYVFNKSVASLFEGFYSGFHKVCGGRVLDLFQPSELQAMIIGNTNYDWTELEKSTEYKGEYWAEHPTIKLFWEVFHELPLEKKKQFLLFLTGSDRIPILGMKSLKLVIQPTGGGEHYLPVAHTCFNLLDLPKYSSIETLREKLLHAIDHNQGFNLA